The following proteins are co-located in the Blattabacterium sp. (Blatta orientalis) str. Tarazona genome:
- a CDS encoding penicillin-binding protein: protein MMKRKRYILLYKSYLIGFFFISIAALIIFNLFHIQNYSEGYQKSVIEKTIRTNLIKAKRGNIYAADNSLLAMSIIRYNIHIDFRSISDKLFQENISFLCNSLESLFKRPRSFFIKSSNNEKKKGNRYFLLAKNLDYPHLKALRNFPIFNKGQIKGGFIVEKKTCRVHTLENIGKRTLGYDDHRGKAGLEGAYSKFLKGKDGKRLEQRISSKIWKPLNSGNEIDPEDGKDVYSTIDIYLQDIAYHALLQELSISHADHGCVILMEVKSGEILAMINLEKTKKNTYEDLRNFSVWEGSEPGSTFKTMAILAALEDKKIDIDMIVNTKGGVLKLRGKKIRDSHYKGYGEMNPKQILERSSNVGIAKIIYENYKENPKKFIEHLCKWKLDKKIGIDIPGESQPFIPKPGKENWSSITLPWMTFGYNIKLTPLQILIFYNAIANQGKMIKPIFIREMKFHGKSIKKYTTPIVMNPSIAAKESLKKIQNMLEGVVKNGTAKKYYHPEYPYAGKTGTTQLDYWIKGKPLSYNSSFVGYFPANNPKYSCIVVISRPEKGYYGIEVAVPVFDKIARSIYPRIGKKTLYKKKVDIDWIKKIKESTNYSFNYFFDKGIMPNIISFPGKDIIPIFENRGLNIQYQGIGKVITQSVKPGNKLKKNQIIFLKLEE, encoded by the coding sequence ATGATGAAACGAAAAAGATATATTTTATTATATAAATCTTACTTGATTGGTTTTTTTTTCATCTCTATTGCAGCATTAATTATTTTTAATTTATTTCATATTCAAAATTATTCAGAAGGATACCAAAAATCTGTTATAGAAAAAACAATTAGAACTAATTTAATTAAAGCTAAACGTGGAAATATTTATGCTGCAGATAACAGTCTTTTAGCTATGTCTATCATTAGGTATAATATTCATATTGATTTTAGATCAATCTCAGATAAATTATTTCAAGAAAATATTTCTTTTTTGTGCAATTCTTTGGAATCTTTGTTTAAAAGACCAAGATCTTTTTTTATAAAAAGTTCCAATAACGAAAAAAAAAAGGGAAATAGATATTTTTTATTAGCAAAAAATTTAGATTATCCTCATTTAAAAGCATTACGAAATTTTCCCATTTTTAATAAAGGACAAATAAAAGGAGGTTTTATCGTAGAAAAGAAAACATGCAGAGTTCATACACTAGAAAATATTGGAAAAAGAACATTAGGATACGATGATCATAGAGGAAAAGCTGGATTAGAAGGAGCCTATAGTAAATTTCTTAAAGGAAAAGATGGAAAACGATTAGAACAACGTATCAGCTCTAAAATATGGAAACCATTAAATTCAGGAAATGAAATTGACCCAGAAGATGGAAAAGATGTATATTCTACTATCGATATCTATTTACAAGATATAGCTTATCATGCCCTGCTTCAAGAATTATCCATTTCTCATGCAGATCACGGATGTGTCATTCTCATGGAGGTCAAAAGTGGAGAAATTTTGGCTATGATCAATCTGGAAAAAACAAAAAAAAATACTTATGAAGATTTAAGAAATTTTTCTGTATGGGAAGGAAGTGAACCTGGATCTACTTTCAAGACCATGGCTATTCTTGCAGCTTTAGAAGACAAAAAAATAGACATAGACATGATTGTGAATACTAAAGGTGGAGTTCTTAAATTGAGAGGAAAAAAAATCCGCGATAGTCATTACAAAGGATATGGAGAAATGAATCCAAAACAGATTTTGGAACGTTCTTCAAACGTAGGAATAGCAAAAATTATTTATGAGAATTACAAAGAAAATCCAAAAAAATTCATAGAACACTTGTGCAAATGGAAATTAGATAAAAAAATAGGGATAGACATTCCAGGTGAAAGCCAGCCATTCATCCCAAAACCTGGAAAAGAAAATTGGAGTAGCATCACGTTACCATGGATGACTTTTGGATATAATATAAAACTAACTCCTTTACAAATTCTCATTTTTTATAACGCTATTGCTAACCAAGGAAAAATGATTAAACCTATTTTCATTAGAGAAATGAAATTCCATGGAAAAAGTATCAAAAAATATACAACTCCTATTGTTATGAATCCTTCTATAGCTGCAAAAGAATCTCTAAAAAAAATTCAGAATATGTTAGAAGGTGTCGTAAAAAATGGAACCGCAAAAAAATATTATCATCCAGAATATCCTTATGCAGGAAAAACAGGAACTACACAGTTAGATTATTGGATAAAAGGAAAACCTTTATCTTACAATAGTTCTTTTGTAGGATATTTTCCTGCTAATAATCCAAAATATTCTTGTATTGTAGTCATTTCAAGACCAGAAAAAGGATATTACGGAATAGAAGTAGCAGTTCCTGTGTTTGATAAAATAGCTAGATCTATCTATCCAAGAATAGGAAAGAAAACACTTTATAAAAAAAAAGTGGATATTGATTGGATTAAAAAAATTAAAGAATCCACAAACTATTCTTTCAACTATTTTTTTGATAAAGGGATTATGCCTAATATTATTTCTTTTCCTGGAAAAGACATTATTCCTATTTTTGAAAATAGAGGTTTAAATATACAATATCAAGGGATAGGAAAAGTTATTACTCAATCCGTAAAACCAGGAAATAAGTTGAAAAAAAATCAAATTATATTTCTGAAACTAGAAGAATGA
- a CDS encoding FtsL-like putative cell division protein — MKTNFSIKDILKGKFLVKKNAYRSWNFIVFITILSLISITSSHMMDIKIRKITKISEEMKELKSEYADIHSKYMQMQLASVLNRLVNINGLKHLDEPPYELILEEKKEMDTRKK; from the coding sequence ATGAAAACAAATTTTTCTATCAAAGACATACTGAAAGGAAAATTTTTAGTGAAAAAAAATGCATATCGTAGTTGGAATTTTATTGTCTTTATTACTATTCTATCTTTAATCAGCATTACTAGTTCACACATGATGGATATAAAAATTAGAAAAATAACGAAAATTAGTGAAGAAATGAAGGAGTTGAAATCTGAATATGCAGATATTCACAGTAAATATATGCAAATGCAATTAGCATCTGTCTTAAATAGACTAGTAAATATTAATGGGTTAAAACATTTAGATGAACCCCCATACGAATTAATTTTAGAAGAAAAAAAAGAGATGGATACAAGAAAAAAATGA
- the rsmH gene encoding 16S rRNA (cytosine(1402)-N(4))-methyltransferase RsmH gives MNYYHEPVLLKESIDNFVTDRNGIYVDVTFGGGGHSSSILKKLNENASLIAFDQDKEAIKNNPIRDRRLHLFHKNFIHLKPILKKLRIEKVSGVLADLGLSSSQIDNPIRGFSHQLNCILDMRMNQESTHSAIDIINRYSKEELFHIFSKYGEFKNAIIIAEKILEERLRKPITTTWDLVKIFFRKKTSFKKRKRFFSRLFQSIRIEVNNEINVLKNLLLESSTIILPGGRMAIISYHSIEDRITKFFFKKGVFHKKKMNNILPFKMIHKKVIQPRYQDIINNPRSRSARLRIAEKL, from the coding sequence ATGAATTATTATCATGAACCAGTTCTTTTAAAAGAAAGTATAGATAATTTTGTGACGGACAGAAATGGAATTTATGTAGATGTAACATTTGGTGGTGGAGGACATTCTTCTTCTATTCTAAAAAAATTAAATGAAAATGCATCTTTAATAGCTTTCGATCAGGACAAAGAAGCCATAAAAAATAATCCCATCCGAGATAGACGTCTTCATTTATTTCACAAGAATTTTATACACTTAAAACCAATATTGAAAAAACTTCGTATTGAAAAAGTGTCAGGTGTATTAGCGGATTTAGGCCTATCTTCTTCTCAAATAGACAATCCCATTAGAGGTTTTTCTCATCAGTTGAATTGTATTTTGGATATGAGAATGAATCAAGAATCCACTCATTCTGCTATAGATATTATTAATCGATATTCGAAAGAGGAATTATTTCATATATTTTCTAAATATGGAGAATTCAAAAATGCAATAATAATTGCTGAAAAAATATTAGAAGAACGTTTAAGAAAACCCATTACCACTACATGGGATTTAGTGAAGATTTTTTTTAGAAAAAAAACATCTTTTAAAAAAAGAAAAAGATTTTTTTCTAGACTTTTCCAATCTATACGAATAGAAGTCAATAATGAAATCAATGTTTTAAAAAATCTTTTGCTAGAATCTTCTACGATTATTCTACCAGGAGGTAGAATGGCTATTATTTCATATCATTCAATAGAAGATAGGATCACAAAATTTTTTTTTAAAAAAGGAGTTTTTCATAAGAAAAAAATGAATAATATACTTCCATTTAAAATGATCCATAAAAAAGTTATTCAACCAAGGTATCAAGATATTATTAATAATCCAAGATCCAGAAGTGCTCGATTAAGAATTGCAGAAAAACTATAA
- a CDS encoding LptF/LptG family permease: protein MKILDRYIIRNILVTFIFITILLQIISVIIDLSQRMHRLENNQGSIKEALIYYYPFWSIWLAYTFSPISVFLSIIFFTSRLNKHSEINAILASGISFKRITIPYLISASLIGMGALIINYSFLPLANKMKNKFHYQYLLSSRYKNKYENNQTISTKISNNEYLFIRNFSRKKNIGQDCIYQKFNGNKLIYLLKAKNIFWYKKHRVYILSNYSETYLNKNKDIFFKGIHKIQNFSMTPEELLPEEYIAETMSISELRKFIDREKERGNGNINTHLNEYYQRTSYPFSNFILTLLGLSISSKKGEPTHNFIMGIILAFIYIFCTEISKVYSIKDYIPSYLSVWLPNVIFGMITFFLYWNRNRN, encoded by the coding sequence ATGAAAATACTAGACCGTTATATCATTCGTAATATTCTTGTTACCTTTATATTTATTACTATTCTATTACAGATCATCTCTGTTATTATAGATCTTTCTCAAAGAATGCATAGATTGGAAAACAATCAAGGATCCATTAAAGAAGCTTTAATATATTATTATCCCTTTTGGTCCATATGGTTAGCCTATACATTTTCCCCGATTTCCGTTTTTTTATCAATTATTTTTTTTACATCTAGATTAAATAAACATTCAGAAATAAATGCTATTCTAGCAAGTGGAATTAGTTTTAAAAGGATAACGATTCCTTATTTAATTTCAGCTTCCCTTATAGGAATGGGAGCCTTAATAATTAATTATTCTTTTTTACCCTTAGCTAATAAAATGAAAAACAAATTTCATTACCAATATCTATTAAGTTCCAGATACAAAAATAAATACGAAAATAATCAGACCATAAGTACAAAAATTTCAAATAATGAATATTTATTTATTCGAAATTTTTCCAGAAAGAAGAACATAGGACAAGATTGTATCTATCAAAAGTTCAATGGAAATAAATTGATATATCTTCTGAAAGCTAAAAATATATTTTGGTACAAAAAACATCGTGTATATATCCTATCTAATTATAGTGAAACCTATCTAAATAAGAATAAGGATATTTTTTTCAAAGGGATTCATAAAATTCAAAATTTTTCTATGACTCCTGAAGAACTTTTACCAGAAGAATATATAGCAGAAACAATGAGCATTTCTGAATTGAGAAAGTTTATTGATAGAGAAAAAGAGAGAGGAAATGGGAACATAAATACGCACTTAAATGAATATTATCAAAGAACAAGCTATCCTTTTTCTAATTTTATATTGACTCTTTTAGGATTATCTATCTCATCAAAAAAAGGAGAACCCACCCATAATTTCATCATGGGGATAATATTGGCATTTATATATATCTTTTGTACAGAAATATCCAAAGTATACTCTATAAAAGATTATATTCCTTCTTATTTATCTGTTTGGCTCCCAAATGTGATTTTCGGAATGATTACATTTTTTCTTTATTGGAATAGAAATCGGAATTAA
- a CDS encoding Do family serine endopeptidase: MKKIVIYIISSSILSSVMTIAAYKKYAKEEAHLFPSYGNSFEKTKLPSSNPSSLVSSSGLPDFTRVVEKTIHAVVNVKNYSKKYSNKLHFDPFDFFFGFPDDFGERGKIPQKNDIPGLHGSGVLVSPDGYIVTNNHVIKDADKIEVTLSDQRTYRAKLIGTDTSTDIALLKINEKNLPFIYFSDSNKVQIGEWVLAIGNPFDLNSTVTAGIISAKNRSLGILRGETQAAIESFFQTDAAVNPGNSGGALVNTNGELIGINTAISSNSGNFIGYSFAAPSNLVAKVIQDIKKYGTVQRAYLGVRGMDLSKAEYLKAYNHEMHQNIKPQQGFLIGEVFERSGAYDAGLKKGDIIKSIDGRPIQNVADLSVIVGTKYPGEKVKVKIIRNGKMKFFNVTLKDSQGRKKIRKKEEITPSELLGATFSTLGKEYKKDFGIDYGIRIQEIRTGRLSAIGMEEGDIILSINGEKMRNPSDVDRVLKKYSGDVTIKSIKQNGQVYIAGFEMN, encoded by the coding sequence ATGAAGAAAATAGTTATTTATATTATTTCCAGTAGTATTCTTAGTTCAGTAATGACTATTGCAGCATACAAGAAATATGCTAAAGAAGAAGCCCATCTATTTCCGTCGTATGGAAACTCGTTCGAAAAGACAAAACTACCCTCTTCTAATCCATCCTCATTAGTTAGTTCTTCTGGATTACCAGATTTTACTAGAGTTGTAGAAAAAACCATCCATGCGGTAGTCAATGTCAAAAATTATTCTAAAAAATATAGCAACAAATTACATTTTGATCCATTTGACTTTTTTTTCGGATTTCCTGATGATTTTGGAGAAAGAGGAAAAATTCCTCAAAAAAATGATATTCCAGGACTTCATGGATCTGGAGTTTTAGTATCTCCTGATGGATACATTGTCACTAATAATCATGTTATAAAAGATGCAGATAAAATAGAAGTGACTCTTAGTGATCAAAGAACTTATAGGGCAAAACTAATTGGAACAGATACAAGTACTGATATAGCCTTATTAAAAATCAATGAAAAAAATTTGCCTTTTATTTATTTTTCGGATTCTAATAAAGTACAAATAGGAGAATGGGTTTTAGCAATCGGAAATCCTTTTGATTTGAACTCCACTGTGACCGCAGGCATCATAAGTGCTAAAAATAGAAGTCTAGGCATATTGAGAGGAGAAACGCAAGCAGCTATAGAATCTTTTTTTCAAACAGATGCAGCTGTTAATCCGGGAAATAGTGGAGGGGCTTTAGTAAACACAAATGGAGAGTTAATTGGAATTAATACGGCAATCTCTTCCAATTCAGGAAATTTTATAGGGTATAGTTTTGCTGCTCCTTCTAATTTAGTGGCAAAAGTCATCCAGGACATCAAAAAATACGGAACCGTACAACGAGCCTATTTAGGAGTTAGAGGAATGGATCTTTCTAAAGCGGAATATTTGAAAGCTTATAATCATGAAATGCATCAAAATATAAAACCACAACAGGGTTTTTTAATCGGAGAAGTTTTTGAAAGAAGTGGAGCTTATGATGCAGGTCTTAAAAAAGGAGACATTATTAAAAGTATAGATGGTAGACCCATTCAAAATGTGGCAGACTTATCTGTTATTGTAGGAACAAAATATCCGGGAGAAAAAGTAAAAGTGAAGATTATCAGAAACGGAAAAATGAAATTTTTTAATGTGACTTTAAAAGATTCACAAGGAAGAAAAAAAATTAGAAAAAAAGAGGAAATCACTCCATCAGAATTACTAGGTGCAACATTTTCGACTCTTGGAAAAGAATATAAAAAAGATTTTGGAATTGATTATGGAATTAGAATCCAAGAAATCCGAACAGGGAGATTGAGTGCTATAGGAATGGAAGAAGGAGACATTATTTTATCTATTAATGGAGAAAAAATGAGAAATCCTAGTGATGTAGACCGTGTTTTAAAAAAATACTCCGGAGATGTGACAATAAAATCCATTAAACAAAATGGTCAAGTATATATAGCAGGATTTGAAATGAATTAA
- the dapF gene encoding diaminopimelate epimerase, with protein MDFFKYQGTGNDFIILDNRKKIIPEEDPSLFTRLCDRHFGIGADGIILIKNDPSRDFYMKYYNSDGRESTMCGNGGRCAIAFSKKLGIPKENKIYFRAIDGDHCGIIQDRGLISLNLIDLKIDMIKISKKYVFLNTGSPHHVLFVNNIKEIDVCKQGRKIRFHKFYSSKGGVNVNFVEISGKNTLQVRTYERGVENETLSCGTGITASVLAAYETGRISTDKEKKVLISTLGGKLWVSFEKNIIDIKKYI; from the coding sequence ATGGATTTTTTTAAGTACCAGGGGACAGGGAATGATTTCATCATACTAGATAATCGGAAAAAAATAATCCCTGAAGAGGATCCTTCTCTTTTTACAAGATTATGTGATAGACATTTTGGAATTGGAGCAGATGGGATTATTTTGATTAAAAATGATCCTTCCCGCGATTTTTACATGAAATATTATAATTCTGATGGAAGAGAAAGTACTATGTGTGGAAATGGAGGACGTTGTGCTATTGCCTTTTCAAAAAAACTAGGAATTCCAAAAGAAAATAAAATCTATTTTAGAGCTATAGATGGAGATCATTGTGGAATTATTCAGGATAGAGGATTAATTTCTTTGAATCTCATTGATCTAAAAATAGATATGATAAAAATATCAAAAAAATACGTCTTTTTGAATACTGGATCTCCACATCATGTTCTTTTCGTGAATAACATAAAAGAAATAGACGTTTGCAAACAGGGAAGAAAAATTAGATTTCATAAATTCTATTCTTCTAAAGGAGGAGTAAATGTAAATTTTGTAGAAATATCTGGAAAAAATACACTTCAAGTACGCACTTATGAACGAGGTGTTGAAAATGAAACTTTATCCTGTGGGACAGGAATTACGGCTTCTGTTCTTGCTGCATATGAAACGGGAAGGATATCTACCGATAAGGAAAAAAAGGTGTTAATCTCCACATTAGGAGGAAAATTATGGG